The genomic region TCGTTGCGTGACCATCCGAGCCCTGATTGACCAAGGCTCTGAAACCAGCTTTATCACGGAAGCGATGGCGCATCTTCTGCGTGCGAAACGCACCCGCGTCACCACCTCGATCTCGGCTGTCGGTGGCATCCACGCCGGCACCGTGCGTCACGCGGTGCAGCTCCAAGTTGCTCACCGATCGTCCGCGACTCCCGCAATATCAACCATCGCGCTCGTGCTCCCTGCGCTTTCAACATACGCGCCGAAACGTATCCGAGATTCCCAAGCTCTAGCGCACCTCGCAAACTTAGAATGGGCCGACCCCGATCCGTCAAGCCGGGCCGAAATTCACCTCCTTCTGGGCGCGGACGTCTACCACAGCCTAATCCTTCACGGCGTGCGTAAAGGTCCCCACGGACTACCAGTAGCGCAAGAAACGGTATTTGGGTGGGTCATTTCCGGACCCATCGCGTGTCAGGCACCAGAGGCAGCTACCTCCAGCGCGACCCGTAGTCAACCTCTCGATTGCTCCACCATCACAATGCACCATTGCATTCACGACGACACTCTCTCCCACGAGCTCAAACGATTTTGGGAACTTGAAGAGATTCCCCGTCGCGCTCTCCTTACCCCGGACGGAGAACAGTGCGAGTCACACTTCCGCGCGCACACCACCCGCACTGCCGACGGTCGGTACGTGGTTCGTCTTCCGTTCCTAACTGGACCTCCCATAAATATCGGGAAATCACGCCCTTTAGCGGAACAAATCCACCGCTCGCTGCAGAGAAAATTCCACCGGCAGCCCACCCTCGCCTCGGAATATCAAGCGTTTCTTCACGAGTACGAGAAACTCGGCCATATGCGTCGCGCACCCCCTTCCtccccgtcgtcgacgcaaTTTGTTTATTTACCCCATCACCCTGTGTTTCGCGAAGGCAGCGCGACGACGCACCTCCGCGTTGTGTTCAACGCGTCCAGCATTAGCTCGAACGGAACCTCCCTCAATGACCATCTGTTACCCGGTCCCAAGTTACAAGCTGATCTGTCCTCCGTCCTACTTCGGTGGCGTAATTTTCGGTACGTCTACACCGCCGATATCGCGAAGATGTATCGCCAAATCCTCATCGATGCCCGCGACCTCGACTATCAGAGGATTCTTTGGAAAGAATTCCCCAGCGACGAGCCCAACCCCTACCAGCTGCTAACCGTCACTTACGGAATGACCTGCGCTCCGTTCCTCGCCCTTCGAGTATTACAGCAACTCAGCGAGGACGAAGGCTCTCAATTTCCCCTAGCTCGTCCCATCCTACGATCTAACATTTACGTCGATGACGTATTATTCGGCGGCGACGATATCCCTTCTCTACGCCGATCTCGCGATCAGCTAAATGGTTTATTGCAACGCGGTCGTTTAAGACTCCGGAAATGGGCAAGCAACCATCCCGAACTCCTCACCGATATGGATCCGGCGGATCACGGCCTTGCGTGTTCGAAATTCCTCGCACCCGACGATGAGGTCAAAATTCTAGGAGTAAGTTGGAATCCGTCTCGCGACGCTTTCCAATTCCAAGTCTTGATTTCCGATACACCTCCCTCCACGAAACGGACGATTCTATCTACGATCGCGAAACTCTATGATCCTTTGGGCTGGGTCACCCCTGCCATCATTTCCGCCAAGATTCTCATTCAGGACCTATGGCGCCTTCGAATCGAGTGGGACACTCCGATATCCGGCCCCGCACTCGATCGCTGGACCGCGATCTATACTCGCCTACCGTCGCTCACTCAAGTACAAATTCCTCGATGAACCGGCTACTCTCCGTCCAACTCTCACATCGAGTTTCATGGATTCGCGGACGCATCCAACATAGCATACGCCGCCGTCATCTATGCTCGGTGCATCTCCACGACAGGCCAAATCACCCTATCACTACTCGCAGGCAAGTCCAAGGTCGCGCCCCTCACCCCTGTGACAGTTCCGCGTCTCGAGCTGCAAGCAGCCGCGCTCTTGGCGCGTCTCATGACATTCGTCCTTTCGTCGCTTCCGAACACCAGCGCCTCGTGTTTCTGTTGGACGGATTCAACCGTCGTGCTAGCATGGCTACATTCGCACCCATCCAAGTGGAAAACTTATGTGGCCAATCGCGTCGCGGATATCCAGACTCGACTTCCAAAAGCAGAGTGGCGGCATGTGCCTACCGCCGACAATCCAGCCGACTGCAGTTCCCGCGGTCTCCTGAGCGACGATCTCCTCAAACATCAGATGTGGTGGCACGGACCAAAATGGCTCGAACTCGACGCCTCCGCATGGCCATCTCAGGCACCCCTCCCGGAAAGTAACGATCTAACGGAAGTCAAAGCAGTGCACCACAACACGGTCCCCTCCTCAATCGAGTGGGACTTGGCCTCTCGATTCTCTAAATGGCCTAAACTCCTGCGAGTAACGGCCTATGTAATCAAGTTCGTCCGTCTCTGCCGTCGGGATTTCTCCGAGACCACTAATCAAAAGCCCGGTCAGGCGCTCGCGACCTCGGACGTCTCCCAAGCTAGGCTCTTTTGGATCAAGCGCCTCCAATTCGAGGCATTCCCCGAAGAACTTCGCGCGCTCCAACAAGCCCATGCGCCGTCGCCGAAGAGCCCTCTATTATCGCTCAGCCCATTCCTCGACGAGGATGGCATTATTCGGGTCGGAGGCCGATTGCAGCACACCTCCCTCGCCCACAGGGTAAAGCATCCGATTCTGCTTGCGCCGCATCCCCTCGTGCGCCTCCTCGTTGAGCAGATCCATGTCAGCACGCTGCACGGCGGCGTGCAACTCACGTTACACACCCTTCGCCAAAACTATTGGCTCCTCCGCGCCCGAAACATTGTGAAATCTGTCATCCACTCGTGCATCACATGCGTTCGGGAAAGAGCTGCCGTTCCCGAGCAAATCATGGGAAATTTACCTAAAGCCCGCGTATCCCCGCCAGCTCAAAGTTTCGCACACTGTGGTGTAGATTACGCCGGACCCTTCCAAGTCCGCGCCTCGGCCGGTCGCGGTATCACCTCGCGAAAAGCCTACATCGCATAGTTTATCTGCATGGCCACAAAAGCAATTCATCTGGAGCTAGCCGGCGATTACTCTACCCCCGCGTTTTTAAACGCCTACCTTCGATTTTGCTCCCGCCGTGGGCTGCCGGAAGCCGTTTACTCCGATAACGGAACTACTTTCGTAGGCGGGTGCCGTGAACTCGCCGCAGCGTATCGCGCCGCCGTAAGGGatccgaattttttaaataagacaGCCGCCGATGGCACGACGTGGCACTTCatctagggattgcaatcccgcgatgcgggatcccgcgtcattagtccagtcaacgaaaaatcgttgaggaaaatggaaggaacacaatttttaattttgggactttgtttggactagttaggaggtaaacatactaaaagtccccactcctaggaggtgagcggggtgcagggggcacatagtttccgaaatataagcaGAAACccgaaaaagggatcttctacgtgccccctgcacccgctcacctcctaggagtggggacttttagtatgtttacctcctaactagtccaaacaaagtcccaaagttgaaaattgtgttccttccattttcctctacgatttttcgttgactggactaatgacgcgggatcccgcatcgcgggattgcaatccctaactTCATCCCCCCATCGGCGCCGCATTTCGGGGGTTTATGGGAGGCGGGGGTCAAGAGCGTGAAACATCACCTCCGTCGCATCCTTGGCGAGCGCATGCTAACTTTCGAAGAGTTCTCAACACTTCTCTGCGCGATCGAAGCCTGCTTAAACTCTCGCCCCCTCGCATCGCTCACCGATACCCTCGACGACTACGAGGTCCTCACACCCGGGCATTTCCTCGTGGGATCGACACTCACGGTACCGCCAGAGCTCTCATATCTAGAAATTGGCGAAAACCGACTTTCCCGTTGGCAGCTAATTCGTCACACAGCAGAACGCTTCTGGAGGCTGTGGCAGGACGATTATATAAACACCCTGCAACAGCGCGGCAAGTGGCGGAAGCCGTACCCTCCCATCTCCACAGGGCAACTCATCCTTCTTAGGAACCCCACACTCCCCCCATGCAAGTGGGAACTTGGTCGTGTAATCCAGTTGCATCCCGGCGACGACGGTCACACTCGAGTCGTCACCGTCAAAACGGCAACGGCAACGCTAAAGCGACCTTTAGTGAAATTATGTTTATTACCCGTCCAAAGCGCATCGTCCACCCCATAGACGCAGCTCCGTTCGACCGTCGTCGCGCGTGTTCGTTCCGGGTCCCGTCTCCCTCGCTCCCCGCGCGCGAGTCAAACGATGCGATCTGATGCGTCCCGTCACGGCGGGCGGCGCTCCCCATTGGTTTCCACGATCAACGTCAAAATCGCGCTTCTCAGAAACCGTTGCGACAAATAAAGCGAATCCGGCGACAGCGAGTCGCCTCTCGGGCGTGCGCTTCTGGTTCTAGCGTTAGTGACCATTGTACAACGCATTCCCTTTACTGTGAAGTCTCGCGGCTGTGCGAGGCCCGACCTTCGTAGTCATAGTGCGTGCGTGAAAGGCGTGCTTTGTTTCGAAACTGTGTttcgaggcgggcggtatgttcgaGATTCAAAGTAagaagtttaccggtcgatGCGAGACACGGATAAACACCGCGCGACACTTGGTTTTTACGTCGAGTCAGCGGTGCGTAGAGCCCGCTGTTATTGTTTCAACGTTCGTAACGTCTCGCATCGACCGTAAATCACCTTACTTTGAATTTCGAAACAATCGATTCGATGAGCGATCCACGCCAATCGCGTGACACCACCTCGGCCGACGCGACGGTTATTTAGAGACCCTCCTGCGTCGGAGGAGTCATTCCTCGCGATACCTCACATGTAACCAGCATCCAAGTTTCTTTGTATTATCGCGCCTTGCTCGAACGACAAATAAAAGTGAATTGTCACCTTCAAGACTTTCAATTACTCAATCTATTCTCGCGAGTTTCCTCGTTCGTATCATTTTCCCGGTCTCTTGTCTCCGCGCGCCCAAATCTGGGCGATCCCGGCGCCCCGGCATTTCCATCTAAAGTCGAAGCCGAAACaatatttgtaataaaaatgttattatctTTGTTAATCAGAATTATTGTATAGATTTTTCTGTGTGGTTGTTTATGGATTATATAATAGTTATTAGTAacattgtaaaatataatacttattATTGTTTGTgaatatttgtaattttttaaataaggcaGTAATAACAGATTTTTGTTACTTCATTAAATGTCATAAAATTCATTCCTTCATTCAAACACACTCTCGTTTGAAAGCCTGAAcagccagttttcaaatattattaattattcacacgagttttcagatatttccggtggtgtgacaaaaaaatgtttcctacaaaaagtaatcagtataCAGTCTTCtactgttacggatgacgaacaggtgttcaatatcatctctggcaggaaccgtcctagataaacgaacagagctaccctagataaatctacataactgtttaggttacTGTTGAGGATTGCTCGTGGTCGATCAGTCCCGAGCTTCCCGTATACTTGCACGTAGTGTGCCAACTAATTTTGTTCGTCTCGAAGGACCACTCCCCACAAAGGGAAGAACTAAGTTGAAATGCGTTGTAAACAGTGTACTTTATTGCTAAGCTAAGTGAGAATTCGACTGCCGCTACAAGGTTTCTAGAGAGAGGTGCTACTAAATCAACAGTCGGGAAGAATCTGAGAAAATCTTGATGTATCTTCCTCGTGTTCGCCTCGTCCTGAAGTTTGTCTCCTTCCAGCTTCCTTTTCCTTGGCCAATAGGAAAATTGGGATCCTTCAGCTGGACGTTGATTAGTCGGGTGGCCCGTCTTCGATTGCAGTTCGATGGTAATTCGTGGTGGAGGTGCCTCAATAGTGCGCGCACGAGAGAGGGGTACACACGAGGGCGAAAGCCCGCCAAAACAAGGGTCGTgggaccgagcgagagagaggtccgaggGAGTCCCAAGAGGTCCTTGACTGAGAATTACGACTTCCTGTCCTCGACCGATTCGAGACTTTGACTGTCTATTTATGAGAAATTGGAGAAGCTCCTCCAAGAGGTTGCGTGACTTTACCCAAATTCCTCGATTAGTCTCGCCCATCTGGTTTCATCAAGGAACTCCGTGGAAACCTCTTGTTTCCCTACTTATGCTAAGCCTAAGCGCTTACATATCTCTAAACAGTTactttagggcccaaacgtacgcacgaccaactggttgttaacaaaatacgaatgttcacttgaagggtactgacaagtaccacctgTCATTGCAGAGCTATACCGGGTGGTTCAcgagaaacaggccacctaaatagctccgttaggattagagatagaagaaaatgttagagagaaaagttgtactgttaaagggggcaaatatggtgatataaaaaaatgttccgatTATAGTCGTTTTCAAGGTCTTCTGAAGGTCTTCTTATATAAGCCCTtccatttctactctcgtgggccagtactgtcgtaatcacgaatcgtgtcgcgtcgtgctgcatctcggaagtcaactaccagtgagatcgggctaaagttcccTTCGAATCAAGTTTAACCTTATAGATTCtgcgagttcggtgtaaaatctattaggcagtgataaggttactccgagacccccgcattgccagcgcgtcaacaccgtgcatcttattgttagtttaggtaatatcatctttcaattctttctatcctaaattcaatccattcgcgacaattacacaattgtaatACGAATTCTTATAgtcagaatatatttgtgttctttgataattaacgcaaattcattaaacccataattgttgtccaatatcctaatcaagtaattgaacgtccccacacgatacaatcttaccgctcggattgtatcaattaaattatattagttacgaggcttcctaattatcctagcgactccctgatttcgcatcaggttcgtttgcgacattccaattgtccaaacagagacttatccaacctagcggctccccaatttcgtattgggttcgtccgcgtcgttatacaacctcctagcagctccctgatttcgtatcgggttcgtctgcgcgtcgttcctagtgactccccaatttcgcattgggttcgtccgcgtaccttgactaacaaattgataccatattcctagggtaacaacccttcgccggccactcgtgctgttcgcggccctggctcgtaacactacAAATCTCAGtacaaaaaaattcaatatttttttttttattaaaaaattgtggtcaccttgattatttatttataactatatattttatactcaatagtgttatagctgacgccaagacgaatccaacgacatatttaatttcgtttttatgttttgaaataatggtgaaataggcgtgaacagctagaacgacGATGTGACTCACTGTGCGgagcacagtggggtatttggcctgaaaaagtggaaaaaactatttcaGCGTTATTTGTAGGCTCAAGGTtacaatattatatatcgttggattcgtcttaagatcagctacaacattatgaaatccaaaatacattttagtatttaaaaaatcaaatttacctcaattttttgaaaaaaagttttttttttaactttcatatattgaaatttgtagacgtccgaatactgttcctcttttgttggaaacatttttttctcagattatcgagaacccctgGAAAAGCGAGGCGGTAGTGGAATATTTGCACTAttataacttgaaaaatatttaagaaaaaaatattttattatagcgttttggaaagctctgaaaacaagctacaagagtatgcaataaaaaataggggTTTCTATTTGAGgaattgaagatgaccttcacGTAATTTTCAAACGACCatccaaggtcaaatcaatgacaccatttcgaaaccatacaacttttgtctgaaacatttttctccaaaatgcttaatttccaagatatacgtctgtttcactttaaatgagtcacccggtatattattctcgctgtttcttcaaAGATGGCAGTAGCAGTACCCCGTTCGTGAAATTTCGAATTATAACACACATGCAAGGCAGTAGTGtatccaccgacgagatactattaaagactgccagcccctgtgttattccgcgggacgggtaaccgggcgcaacgggcgcggggataacgagaaagttacagtgatctgatataccacatcgctaaaagttctaaatagtgccaaaatagtgccaaaacatcgtccgaaatatggcggagaatgtaacatttaataataatcgatatggtttcgtgataattcgcattctcaccgatgcatcgcgatgagaatctcctcagtggtcttctttaccgacaaaatgctgtcgttggccttctgtttctctggatggagccagaatatatcctagagggcgtaagaaataccgaaaaattcgagtcccgccaactcccataaggctggcagtctttaatagtatctcgtcggtggtgtatctaaccttaaatttcagtgtatggtagttcactttagtgtaaacaaagtaattttttcttagttctgaaaatgtgtctacttttgtgccaaataaagtgtatttgcggggaattttattgcactacttTATTCAAAAGAAATCTGCAGCTGAAGCACATAGAATTCTTGTTGAGACTTATGGTGACAATGCTTTGTCGGATACGACATGCAGAGACTGGTTTCGACGcttcaaaaataatgattttgaacttgaggataaagaacgttctggcgcaccgaaaaaatttgaagacgaaAAGTTGGAGGAATTACTCGATCAAGACCGATGTCAGACGCTAGCAGAACTTGAAAAAACATTACAAGTAGATGAGTCAACTGTTTCAAAACGTTTAAAAGTTTTAGGAATGATCCAGAAGCAAGGACATTGGGTACCGTATGAATTGAAGCCGAGAGACGTCGAACGGCGTTTTCTCACGTGTGTACTACTGCTTCAAcggcagaaaagaaaaggttttTTGCACCGCATCGTGACTGGCGATGAAAAGTGGATACACTACGATAATCCAAAGCGTAGAAATTCGTGGGGTAAGCCCGGCCATGCATCAACATCGTCTGCAAAACCAAATATCCATGGTTCGAAGCTTCTTCTCTGTATTTGGTGGGATCAGCAGGGTGTAATTTATAATGAGCTGCTCAAACCGAATGAGACTATCACGGGGGAGCGCTATCGACTTCAATTGATGCGTTTAAGTCGAGCCTTAAAAGAAAAACGGCCGCTATACGAGCAGAGACACGACAAAGTGATTTTGCTACATGACAACGCTCGGCCTCATGTTGCAAAACCAGTGAAAACCTACCTGGAAACGCCTACCCCACCCGCCGTATTCACCTGACATAGCCCCTTCTGATTTTCACCTATTCCGTTCGATGGCACATGGCCTAGCTGACCAGCGCATTCATTCTTATGAAGAAGCTAAAACATGGATCGATTCTTGGATAGCCTCAAAAGACATGTCGTTTTTCCGACGCGGAATTCATatactaccagaaagatgggagaaagtggtcgctagtgatgggcaatactttgaatgaa from Lasioglossum baleicum chromosome 2, iyLasBale1, whole genome shotgun sequence harbors:
- the LOC143219867 gene encoding uncharacterized protein LOC143219867, with the protein product MADALAGQLQTKRGIDNALANLRKLGKEKWTKTTLRTRIVHLQEQWRKFDAVNARLRAAASSADQAQIPYFSEDQFEQTEETYLETLSFMTTLLDNLTSATVSPTSNPSAEVSMAVPADQLPRLDLPEFNGQYADWESFRDRFISLIIKNDTLHDVSRLHYLLSSLTGKALAYIKQIPVTENNFQIAWATLTTRYQNPRRLVTAHLQKLYDIPALSRESADDLLALRDSVCIIRASLQNLNRKPEDLWNDILVHLVSQKLDDTTRRAWKLKISDDVTPPSFDTLSNFIDSRVRGLEEFAESVSTNSSMHPVATTESIDDTSHVHAVTAIKRPSPPCPVCQAPHFFSACPKFAAKHPRDRRELVHKFKRCFNCLSHAHLSRDCTSKFSCRLCHRRHHSLLHEDEIPAENPTPPSAVNSEVNAHLVSTIAEPSTTVLLATALVKISVPSGRCVTIRALIDQGSETSFITEAMAHLLRAKRTRVTTSISAVGGIHAGTVRHAVQLQVAHRSSATPAISTIALVLPALSTYAPKRIRDSQALAHLANLEWADPDPSSRAEIHLLLGADVYHSLILHGVRKGPHGLPVAQETVFGWVISGPIACQAPEAATSSATRSQPLDCSTITMHHCIHDDTLSHELKRFWELEEIPRRALLTPDGEQCESHFRAHTTRTADGRYVVRLPFLTGPPINIGKSRPLAEQIHRSLQRKFHRQPTLASEYQAFLHEYEKLGHMRRAPPSSPSSTQFVYLPHHPVFREGSATTHLRVVFNASSISSNGTSLNDHLLPGPKLQADLSSVLLRWRNFRYVYTADIAKMYRQILIDARDLDYQRILWKEFPSDEPNPYQLLTVTYGMTCAPFLALRVLQQLSEDEGSQFPLARPILRSNIYVDDVLFGGDDIPSLRRSRDQLNGLLQRGRLRLRKWASNHPELLTDMDPADHGLACSKFLAPDDEVKILGVSWNPSRDAFQFQVLISDTPPSTKRTILSTIAKLYDPLGWVTPAIISAKILIQDLWRLRIEWDTPISGPALDRWTAIYTRLPSLTQVQIPR
- the LOC143219875 gene encoding uncharacterized protein LOC143219875; translated protein: MWWHGPKWLELDASAWPSQAPLPESNDLTEVKAVHHNTVPSSIEWDLASRFSKWPKLLRVTAYVIKFVRLCRRDFSETTNQKPGQALATSDVSQARLFWIKRLQFEAFPEELRALQQAHAPSPKSPLLSLSPFLDEDGIIRVGGRLQHTSLAHRVKHPILLAPHPLVRLLVEQIHVSTLHGGVQLTLHTLRQNYWLLRARNIVKSVIHSCITCVRERAAVPEQIMGNLPKARVSPPAQSFAHCGVDYAGPFQVRASAGRGITSRKAYIA